In Thauera sp. JM12B12, one DNA window encodes the following:
- a CDS encoding FAD-dependent oxidoreductase → MNPPLHYAVVGAGIAGLSCARALTAAGVRVTVLDKSRGPAGRMSTRRGEAWACDHGAQYFTARHPDFQAEVARWLAAGVAARWQPRLTVFEAEGRREPMGEAGAELARYVGTPRMTAPARHLAEGLDLRLQATVNALFCYDHGWELSTAEHGLLPEAFDGVLLAVPAPQALPLLQPVAPDLAALAGAARMQGCWALMARFEAPLGLDFDAAFVNHGPLRWIARDTSKPGRAGMETWTLHASAAWSEDHIEDTPERVASALIAAFRALGGEAPVAWSAHRWRYALTASAVDEGYLWRAEEGVGLCGDWLNGGRVEGAWLSGHALAHSVLAEMALA, encoded by the coding sequence ATGAATCCACCTCTTCACTACGCCGTGGTCGGTGCCGGCATTGCCGGCCTGAGCTGCGCGCGTGCGCTCACCGCGGCCGGGGTGCGCGTCACGGTCCTCGACAAGAGCCGCGGCCCCGCCGGCCGCATGAGCACCCGCCGCGGCGAGGCCTGGGCCTGCGATCACGGCGCGCAGTACTTCACCGCGCGCCATCCGGACTTCCAGGCCGAGGTGGCGCGTTGGCTGGCGGCGGGCGTGGCGGCGCGCTGGCAGCCGCGGCTGACGGTGTTCGAAGCCGAGGGCCGCCGCGAGCCGATGGGCGAGGCGGGGGCCGAGCTGGCGCGCTACGTCGGCACCCCGCGCATGACGGCGCCCGCGCGCCATCTCGCCGAGGGCCTGGATCTGCGCCTGCAGGCCACGGTGAACGCGCTGTTCTGCTACGACCACGGCTGGGAGCTGTCCACCGCCGAGCATGGCCTGCTGCCCGAGGCCTTCGATGGCGTGCTGCTGGCGGTCCCGGCGCCGCAGGCGCTGCCGCTGCTGCAGCCGGTGGCGCCCGACCTGGCCGCGCTCGCCGGCGCGGCACGCATGCAGGGCTGCTGGGCGCTGATGGCGCGCTTCGAGGCGCCGCTCGGGCTCGATTTCGATGCCGCCTTCGTCAATCACGGCCCGCTGCGCTGGATCGCACGCGACACCAGCAAGCCGGGACGCGCAGGCATGGAGACCTGGACCCTGCATGCGAGCGCGGCGTGGAGCGAGGACCATATCGAGGACACCCCCGAGCGCGTGGCGAGCGCGCTGATCGCCGCCTTCCGCGCGCTCGGCGGCGAGGCGCCGGTGGCGTGGTCGGCGCACCGCTGGCGCTACGCCCTCACCGCGTCTGCGGTCGATGAGGGCTACCTGTGGCGGGCCGAGGAGGGTGTCGGGCTGTGCGGCGACTGGCTCAACGGCGGCCGCGTCGAGGGCGCCTGGCTCAGCGGCCACGCGCTCGCGCACAGCGTGCTCGCGGAGATGGCACTGGCCTGA
- a CDS encoding FAD-binding domain-containing protein, whose protein sequence is MGYGLVWFKRDFRLADHGALAAAARRGPVLCVAIVEPALWAQADAARQHYEFMLESARALHAEMQRLGGRLHLLVGEAVAVLDRLHAEAPLDALYSHEETGNGASYARDRAVAAWCRARGVRWHEVAQFGVVRRLDDRDRWQAAWEAHVAAPQAVLPEPAGVCFAALPAALQPGEGTSWPAPGAIVAARAPAAVALGLDAFQPPARQRGGRRAALAVLQDFLDVRSGQYRGGISSPLKAPTACSRLSPYLAWGCLSLREVVQATRARVAALPEGDRRRAGLSAFLSRLYWHCHFIQKLEREPALEFRNLHRGYDGLREDAWNPAHFDALVAGRTGWPLVDACVAMLRETGWINFRMRAMLVSVAAYPLWLHWREVGLWLARAFLDYEPGIHWSQLQMQSGTTGINTTRVYNPIKQARDHDPQGVFVRRWLPALRRVPDAWLFEPWRMPAEVAARHGLRLGEDIALPLVELERATREAKARVHALRAQPEVRAAKAAIVERHGSRKRPEGRRRKAAASAAAEAAQLDLGF, encoded by the coding sequence ATGGGATACGGACTGGTCTGGTTCAAGCGCGATTTTCGCCTCGCCGACCATGGCGCGCTGGCTGCGGCCGCGCGCCGCGGGCCGGTGCTGTGCGTGGCGATCGTCGAACCCGCGCTGTGGGCGCAGGCGGATGCCGCGCGCCAGCACTACGAGTTCATGCTCGAGAGCGCGCGCGCCTTGCACGCCGAGATGCAGCGGCTCGGCGGCCGGCTGCACCTGCTGGTGGGCGAGGCGGTGGCGGTGCTCGACCGCCTGCACGCCGAGGCGCCCTTAGACGCGCTGTATTCGCACGAGGAGACGGGCAACGGCGCGAGCTACGCCCGCGACCGCGCGGTGGCGGCGTGGTGCCGGGCGCGCGGTGTGCGCTGGCACGAAGTGGCGCAGTTCGGCGTGGTGCGCCGGCTGGACGATCGCGACCGCTGGCAGGCGGCATGGGAGGCGCATGTCGCAGCGCCGCAGGCCGTGCTGCCGGAACCGGCCGGTGTGTGCTTTGCCGCCCTGCCTGCGGCCTTGCAGCCGGGCGAGGGCACAAGCTGGCCTGCCCCCGGCGCGATCGTCGCCGCGCGCGCGCCGGCGGCGGTCGCGCTCGGTCTCGATGCCTTCCAGCCGCCGGCCCGCCAGCGCGGCGGCCGGCGCGCGGCGCTCGCGGTGCTGCAAGACTTCCTCGACGTGCGCAGCGGCCAGTACCGCGGCGGCATCTCCTCGCCGCTGAAGGCGCCCACCGCGTGCTCGCGGCTCTCGCCCTACCTCGCCTGGGGCTGCCTGAGCCTGCGCGAGGTGGTGCAAGCGACCCGCGCGCGTGTTGCCGCGCTGCCCGAAGGCGACCGCCGCCGCGCCGGCCTCTCGGCCTTCCTCAGCCGCCTGTACTGGCACTGCCATTTCATCCAGAAGCTCGAGCGCGAGCCGGCGCTGGAGTTCCGCAACCTGCACCGCGGCTATGACGGCTTGCGCGAGGACGCGTGGAATCCGGCGCATTTCGACGCGCTGGTGGCCGGGCGCACCGGCTGGCCGCTGGTGGACGCCTGCGTGGCGATGCTGCGCGAGACCGGGTGGATCAACTTCCGCATGCGCGCGATGCTGGTGTCGGTGGCGGCCTATCCGCTGTGGCTGCACTGGCGCGAGGTCGGGTTGTGGCTGGCGCGCGCCTTCCTCGACTACGAGCCGGGCATCCACTGGAGCCAGCTGCAGATGCAGTCGGGGACGACCGGCATCAACACCACGCGCGTCTACAACCCGATCAAGCAGGCGCGCGATCACGACCCGCAGGGCGTGTTCGTGCGGCGCTGGCTGCCGGCGCTGCGGCGGGTGCCGGATGCCTGGCTGTTCGAGCCCTGGCGCATGCCGGCCGAGGTGGCGGCGCGCCACGGGCTGCGCCTGGGCGAGGACATCGCGCTGCCGCTGGTGGAGTTGGAGCGGGCGACGCGTGAGGCCAAGGCGCGCGTGCATGCGCTGCGCGCGCAGCCCGAGGTGCGGGCGGCGAAGGCGGCGATCGTCGAGCGGCACGGTTCGCGCAAGCGGCCGGAGGGGCGGCGGCGCAAGGCGGCGGCGAGCGCGGCGGCCGAGGCGGCGCAGCTCGATCTGGGGTTCTGA
- a CDS encoding DUF2256 domain-containing protein — protein MGMRRKGDLPTKVCVGCGRPFAWRKKWARVWDEVRYCSERCRRARKVAQ, from the coding sequence ATGGGGATGCGGCGCAAGGGCGACCTGCCGACCAAAGTGTGCGTGGGCTGCGGACGGCCGTTTGCCTGGCGGAAGAAGTGGGCGCGGGTCTGGGACGAGGTGCGGTACTGCTCGGAGCGCTGCCGGCGTGCGCGCAAGGTGGCGCAGTGA